A genomic window from Lineus longissimus chromosome 17, tnLinLong1.2, whole genome shotgun sequence includes:
- the LOC135501906 gene encoding beta-mannosidase-like, which produces MAATRLKSDFVVFLVILAITLISGVKINLGGSWAVEDEGREIVTLATVPGEIFMDLVNGGFLDDPYYRSNYIKYRWVSYRNWTYSRSFLVSEDVYDRPHLDLVCEGLDTVAAVYINDKLLARTKNMFIKHRFDVKGLLVPGKNIVKVVFTSAVLYAAEQAKAHAYPIPPADRNPCEHSEKYHQFIRTRQSAFSWDWGPAFPTVGIWKPIYIDGYTEARIGEVTVATSKTTNSSWVVSGKVHFHVLSDVTIDLVISIPGLKKVEMFKVKLSPKVTGGQEFKYRLSITTPVELWWPNGHGNQKLYDINVQITDNSLDPVDKKSLRFGFRTIKLIENDIQGGKATTFYFMINEKPIFMKGSNWIPGDAFQERMTPERTRNLLQSAADAGMCMMRVWGGGIYETDVFYDLMDELGIMVWQDFMFAVAMYPADQEYLDTVREETTYQVRRLQYHASIAIWSGNNECAGCLASNRFGTAAHYKRYYNDYVALYIGVVLNVTAQEDQSRPIVSTSPSNGKLTPGAGWIDKNVYDTHHGDVHFYTYSGNLWDWRRFPKPKFCSEYGIQSYPSFEVLKQVSQPEDWYFNSTFIADRQHHCGGDKQLFDMVKAVMHLPNSTDHIKLFSDLLYVFQINQAMSIKTESEVYRRMQGVMNGLGGYTMGSLIWQLNDNWQGPSWATLEYTGKWKMLHYYIKDFYSKTVVVPWEDGDTFKISFVQEDVQLPAPGESVEILKSKTGIPLGSSYRSSGQDQYSQETFEWQQSSAEEGKDLKWSRSAVTEEAEGQSPGVVHMGQQKLLVVEKAAGDKDSSWYCSTAKPCVLVLTFRPWDLTKSPLRIQTIIKQSTIFPSMVIFEAETSTMLGQLKREDYMIEITVQDEASVTLASNFYFLTVPKAAWGMRKANIKVKSVTAQDKNFVITLSSDQPALFVFVEAWGIKGRFSQNGFHMMSGPSKALTLVFYPWEVTTVRALQDSLRITSLMDVYQF; this is translated from the exons ATGGCCGCCACCAGATTAAAATCAGATTTTGTTGTTTTCCTTGTTATTTTGGCAATAACTCTTATTTCTGGCGTAAAAATCAACCTTGGTGGTAGCTGGGCTGTCGAAGATGAAG GACGTGAGATTGTCACACTTGCCACAGTGCCTGGAGAAATCTTTATGGATCTGGTCAATGGCGGCTTCCTAGACGACCCCTATTATCGATCCAATTACATTAAGTATCGTTGGGTGTCGTACAGGAACTGGACGTATTCAAGATCTTTTCTAG TATCTGAGGATGTGTACGACCGCCCCCACCTTGACCTGGTCTGTGAGGGCTTGGACACGGTCGCAGCTGTCTACATCAACGATAAACTTCTCGCCAGAACAAAAAACATGTTCATCAAGCATCGCTTTGATGTCAAAGGCCTCCTTGTG CCTGGCAAAAATATAGTGAAAGTTGTGTTTACATCGGCCGTCCTGTATGCGGCTGAGCAGGCTAAAGCTCATGCGTATCCAATCCCTCCTGCTGACAGGAATCCATGTGAACATAGCGAGAAGTATCATCAATTCATACGCACTCGGCAGTCGGCGTTTTCTTGGGATTGGGGCCCTGCTTTCCCGACAGTTGGGATTTG GAAGCCTATATACATCGATGGCTACACAGAGGCAAGAATTGGTGAAGTCACTGTCGCTACCTCAAAAA CGACCAACTCCAGTTGGGTCGTGAGTGGTAAAGTGCACTTCCACGTCTTGTCTGACGTCACCATCGATCTTGTGATCAGTATCCCGGGGCTGAAGAAAGTTGAGATGTTCAAGGTCAAACTCTCGCCAAAGGTCACGGGAGGTCAGGAGTTTAAGTATCGTCTGTCTATTACAACT CCAGTTGAACTCTGGTGGCCAAACGGACATGGGAATCAGAAACTCTACGATATAAACGTACAAATTACAGACAATAGTTTGGACCCGGTTGATAAGAAGTCGTTACGGTTTGGATTCCGGACAATCAAGTTGATCGAGAATGATATACAAGGTGGCAAAG CGACCACATTTTACTTCATGATCAACGAGAAGCCGATCTTCATGAAGGGCTCCAACTGGATCCCTGGTGATGCGTTCCAAGAGAGAATGACCCCTGAGAGGACGAGGAACCTGCTGCaatcagctgctgatgctggcatgtgtatgatgagggtctggggaggaggg ATCTATGAAACGGATGTATTCTACGACCTGATGGATGAGCTGGGCATCATGGTCTGGCAGGACTTTATGTTTGCTGTAGCCATGTACCCGGCCGACCAGGAATATCTTGATACGGTCCGTGAAGAAACCACATACCAA GTGCGTCGTCTGCAGTATCATGCCAGTATCGCCATCTGGAGTGGTAACAATGAATGTGCTGGTTGTCTCGCTAGTaaccg TTTTGGGACGGCGGCCCATTACAAACGTTACTATAACGACTATGTCGCCCTATATATTGGCGTGGTGTTGAATGTGACGGCCCAGGAGGACCAGAGTCGGCCTATCGTCAGTACGTCACCCAGTAATGGCAAGCTGACGCCTGGAGCTGGTTGGATCGATAAGAATGTTTATGACACTCACCATGGTGACG TCCACTTCTACACGTACTCGGGGAATCTCTGGGACTGGCGTCGCTTTCCCAAACCCAAGTTCTGCTCGGAATACGGCATCCAATCGTACCCGTCATTTGAGGTGTTGAAACAAGTCTCTCAGCCCGAGGATTGGTACTTCAACAGTACGTTTATTGCAGACAGGCAGCATCATTGTGGCG GTGACAAACAACTTTTTGATATGGTGAAAGCTGTGATGCATCTCCCCAACTCGACAGACCACATCAAACTATTCAGTGATCTTCTCTATGTCTTCCAG ATCAATCAAGCAATGTCCATCAAAACAGAGAGCGAAGTCTATAGAAGGATGCAGGGTGTCATGAATGGTCTTGGTGGTTACACGATGGGATCACTCATCTGGCAGCTCAATGATAACTGGCAGGGGCCTTCTTGGGCGACGTTAG AGTACACTGGCAAATGGAAGATGCTGCATTACTATATCAAAGACTTCTACAGTAAGACTGTGGTCGTCCCGTGGGAGGATGGGGATACATTCAAGATCAGCTTCGTCCAGGAGGACGTTCAGCTGCCGGCACCAGGGGAATCGGTGGAAATCCTCAAAAGTAAGACGGGTATCCCTCTTGGATCGTCTTACAGAAGTTCTGGGCAGGACCAGTACTCACAAGAGACGTTTGAATGGCAGCAGTCATCGGCTGAAGAGGGCAAAGATCTGAAGTGGTCTAGGAGTGCGGTCACAGAGGAGGCGGAGGGTCAGAGTCCAGGGGTGGTCCACATGGGGCAGCAGAAACTACTTGTCGTGGAGAAGGCTGCCGGTGATAAGGATTCGTCGTGGTATTGCTCAACTGCCAAGCCGTGTGTTCTAGTCCTCACATTCAGGCCGTGGGATCTCACAAAATCTCCACTTAGAATTCAAACAATTATCAAACAG TCCACCATCTTTCCGTCCATGGTTATATTTGAAGCGGAGACATCCACGATGTTGGGTCAGTTGAAGAGAGAAGATTACATGATCGAGATTACCGTCCAAGACGAGGCCAGCGTGACACTGGCCTCAAACTTTTACTTCCTGACCGTTCCTAAAGCTGCCTGGGGGATGAGAAAGGCTAACATCAAG GTTAAAAGCGTCACAGCACAAGACAAGAACTTCGTGATCACACTCTCCAGTGACCAGCCGGCGTTGTTCGTCTTTGTGGAGGCATGGGGGATCAAGGGACGATTCTCTCAAAATGGCTTCCATATGATGTCTGGCCCAAGTAAGGCTCTAACACTGGTCTTCTATCCGTGGGAGGTGACTACCGTCAGGGCATTACAGGATTCACTCAGGATCACATCTCTTATGGACGTTTATCAGTTTTAA
- the LOC135501923 gene encoding uncharacterized protein LOC135501923 isoform X2 has translation MRCVIFCRCPAIGRCFSQTLYDINYFHCLRIVDLLKETEAGSKNMFGRSQRMKGNKIKSELLSLVKHLPAEFDKITTATRDLKEPVNLYEMFIEFTLKKF, from the exons ATGAGGTGTGTCATTTTTTGCAGGTGCCCAGCCATTGGCAGATGTTTTTCTCAAACTTTATATG ACATCAACTACTTTCATTGTCTGAGAATCGTTGATCTGCTCAAGGAGACAGAAGCGGGAAGTAAAAACATGTTTGGGAGATCGCAGCGCATGAAG GGCAATAAGATAAAATCAGAGCTGTTATCGTTAGTGAAACATCTTCCTGCCGAGTTTGATAAAATAACAACAGCTACCAGGGACCTCAAAGAACCAGTCAACTTGTATGAAATGTTCATCGAGTTCACATTAAAAAAG